In the Oryza glaberrima chromosome 6, OglaRS2, whole genome shotgun sequence genome, one interval contains:
- the LOC127777542 gene encoding serine/arginine-rich splicing factor RSZ21A has protein sequence MARVYVGNLDPRVTARELEDEFRVFGVLRSVWVARKPPGFAFIDFDDRRDAQDAIRDIDGKNGWRVELSRNASSGRGGRDRYGSSESKCYECGETGHFARECRLRIGSGGLGSGRRRSRSRSRSRSPRYRRSPSYGRRSYSPAGRSPRRRSVSPARARSYSRSPQYNRGRDESPAYDNGYRRSRS, from the exons ATGGCCCGCGTGTACGTCGGAAACCTGGATCCCCGCGTGACGGCGCGGGAGCTCGAGGACGAGTTCCGCGTCTTTGGAGTTCTTCGGAG TGTATGGGTCGCAAGAAAGCCACCAGGTTTTGCATTCATTGATTTTGATGACAGGAGGGATGCTCAGGATGCAATTCGTGATATAGATG GCAAGAATGGATGGAGAGTTGAGCTGTCTCGTAATGCAAGCAGTGGTCGTGGTGGCCGTGATCGATATGGTAGCTCTGAGAGCAAGTGTTATGAATGTGGTGAGACTGGGCACTTTGCTCGTGAATGCCGTTTGAGGATTGGTTCCGGGGGTCTAGGCAGTGGAAGGCGTCGTAGCAggagccgcagccgcagcagaaGTCCCAGGTACCGCAGGAGTCCAAGCTATGGCAGAAG AAGTTACAGCCCTGCAGGGCGCTCTCCAAGGCGTCGTAGTGTGTCACCGGCTCGTGCACGCAGCTATAGCAGGTCACCACAATACAACCGTGGCCGTGATGAATCTCCTGCCTATGATAACGG ATATCGCCGCAGCAGAAGTTAG
- the LOC127776316 gene encoding UDP-galactose/UDP-glucose transporter 7 has product MGAETGEPSSFLSLSAAFSYGIASMAMVFVNKAILMQYAHSMTLLTLQQIATALIIHFGQILGVSKRKDFSMATGRKLLPLSIFYNANVAFALASLKGVNIPMYIAIKRLTPLAVLVAGCLRGKGKPPTQVSLSVICTAAGVLIAALGDFSFDLYGYSMALTSVFFQTMYLILVEKSGAEDGLSSVELMFYNSVLSLPFLFFIIIATGEFPYSLSVLSEKTASLTFSAILLVSLVMGIVLNFTMFWCTIVNSALTTTIVGVLKGVGSTTLGFVLLGGVEVHTLNVTGLVINTFGGVWYSYAKYMQKRKMPKRIAPDVEAHPHK; this is encoded by the exons atgggggcgGAGACCGGCGAGCCCAGCTCCTTCCTCAG CTTATCTGCTGCCTTCTCCTATGGAATTGCATCTATGGCAATGGTATTCGTGAACAAAGCAATTCTTATGCAGTATGCTCACTCAATGACTCTTCTCACCTTACAG CAAATAGCTACAGCACTTATCATACATTTTGGTCAAATTCTAGGAGTGTCTAAAAGAAAAGATTTCAGTATGGCAACAGGAAGGAAGCTTCTTCCGCTGTCGATCTTCTACAATGCAAATGTTGCATTTGCGCTGGCAAGCCTAAAAGGGGTTAACATTCCTATGTATATTGCAATTAAAAGGCTCACTCCCCTTGCTGTACTGGTGGCTGGGTGTttacggggaaaggggaaacCACCAACACAG GTGTCCCTTTCAGTCATCTGCACGGCCGCTGGAGTCCTTATTGCAGCTCTTGGAGACTTTTCCTTTGACTTGTATGGATACTCCATGGCTCTAACATCAGTCTTCTTCCAG ACAATGTATTTGATTCTTGTGGAGAAATCAGGAGCAGAGGATGGTCTTTCCTCCGTTGAGTTGATGTTTTATAACAGCGTATTATCACTACCCTTTCTGTTTTTCATCATTATAGCAACAGGAGAATTCCCCTATTCTCTTTCAGTACTCTCTGAAAAG ACGGCCTCGCTAACATTCAGTGCTATTCTTCTTGTTTCGCTGGTGATGGGTATCGTCCTGAATTtcaccatgttttggtgcacgATAGTGAACTCCGCTCTGACGACAACAATAGTAGGAGTTCTCAAGGGTGTTGGATCTACT ACCCTGGGTTTCGTTCTGCTGGGAGGTGTGGAAGTGCATACTCTCAACGTTACTGGATTGGTGATCAATACATTTGGAGGTGTCTGGTATTCATATGCGAAGTATATGCAGAAGAGGAAGATGCCAAAGAGAATTGCACCTGATGTAGAGGCACATCCTCACAAGTAA
- the LOC127776314 gene encoding cyclic nucleotide-gated ion channel 17-like has product MFGSRRVKDEMELRKQRTVRFHEERAKPTIPTHQKQAGLAANKLGLGISEKNKIFLAGNELWYKKIIDPSSDFILTWNYVLRIACFVALFMDPLYFYVPKIYYGTPNSCIGRDTRLAIIVTVFRSITDLFYVLQIIIKFRTAYINPSSTLGVFGRGDLVTDPGNIAKQYLRSSFVVDLVASLPLPQIIIWSVIPSIKYSLSEHDDDILLLIALFQYVLRLYLVFSLNSKIVEVTGAFSKTAWQGAAYNLLLYMIASHVLGALWYLLSVDRQTACWEKYCSKEVGCQNRYLACDIQSDSNWKISTAIFNKCDATNKTIDFDFGMFTPLLSNQAPDQGFLKKFFYCLWWGLQNLSCYGQTLTVSTYIGETLYAIFLAVLGLVLFAHLIGNVQTYLQSITARVEEWRIKQRDTEEWMRHRQLPQKLRERVRRFVHYKWLATRGVDEESIFKALPADLRRDIKRHLCLDLVCRVPFFSQMDGQLLDAICERLVSSLSTVGTYIVREGDPVTEMLFIIRGKLESSTTDGGRTGFFNSITLKTGDFCGEELLGWALVPKPTVNLPSSTRTVKTIVEVEAFALRAEDLKFVASQFRRLHSRKLQHTFRYYSHHWRTWAACFIQAAWRRYKRRRLAKDLSIRESFSSRRSFEDDGSPEHSLVLNAVRKGAHIIKELPKFRKPSEPDFSAEHDD; this is encoded by the exons ATGTTTGGGTCGAGGAGGGTGAAGGACGAGATGGAGCTCAGGAAGCAGAGGACCGTGAG ATTCCACGAGGAGAGAGCAAAACCAACTATACCCACTCACCAGAAGCAGGCTGGGCTAGCTGCTAATAAGCTTGGTCTGGGGATTTCAGAGAAGAATAAGATTTTTCTAGCAGGGAATGAGCTTTGGTACAAGAAAATTATTGACCCATCAAGTGATTTCATCTTGACATGGAACTATGTCCTCCGTATTGCATGCTTCGTTGCTCTATTTATGGATCCACTGTACTTCTATGTACCTAAAATCTATTATGGCACTCCGAATTCATGTATCGGGAGAGATACACGCCTAGCCATCATCGTTACTGTCTTCCGATCAATTACCGACCTTTTTTATGTTCTTCAAATTATAATAAAGTTCAGGACTGCATATATTAATCCAAGCTCCACGTTAGGGGTTTTCGGTCGAGGAGACCTTGTCACAGATCCTGGTAATATCGCAAAGCAGTATTTGAGATCTAGCTTTGTGGTTGATCTAGTGGCTTCCTTGCCTCTACCGCAG ATCATCATCTGGTCTGTGATACCATCCATCAAATATTCTTTGTCAGAACATGACGATGATATACTGCTTCTGATTGCTCTTTTTCAGTATGTTCTAAGATTATACCTCGTATTTTCATTGAACTCTAAAATTGTTGAAGTTACCGGAGCATTTTCAAAGACGGCTTGGCAAGGAGCTGCTTACAATCTTCTATTATACATGATTGCTAGTCAT GTTTTAGGAGCATTATGGTACTTGCTATCTGTTGATCGCCAGACCGCGTGTTGGGAAAAATACTGTAGCAAAGAAGTGGGCTGCCAAAACAGATACCTGGCCTGTGATATACAGTCTGATTCAAATTGGAAAATTAGCACCGCTATCTTTAATAAATGTGATGCCACAAACAAAACAATTGATTTTGACTTTGGTATGTTCACACCATTATTATCAAATCAAGCTCCCGATCAGGGTTTCCTGAAGAAGTTCTTCTATTGCCTTTGGTGGGGTTTGCAGAATCTAAG TTGCTATGGGCAGACTCTGACTGTGAGTACTTATATTGGTGAGACGCTGTATGCTATATTCTTGGCAGTTCTTGGTCTTGTCTTGTTTGCGCATTTGATTGGAAATGTGCAG ACCTACCTGCAATCTATCACTGCAAGAGTTGAGGAGTGGAGGATAAAGCAAAGAGATACGGAAGAATGGATGAGGCATCGGCAACTTCCTCAGAAACTAAGAGAAAGAGTTAGAAGATTTGTTCACTACAAGTGGCTTGCAACTAGAGGTGTGGATGAAGAATCTATATTTAAGGCTTTGCCTGCAGATCTTCGCCGTGACATTAAGCGTCACCTTTGCCTGGATCTTGTTTGCCGG GTCCCTTTTTTCTCCCAGATGGATGGTCAACTTCTGGATGCCATCTGTGAGCGTCTTGTATCTTCCTTGAGCACAGTGGGCACATACATTGTCCGTGAAGGTGACCCAGTGACAGAGATGCTTTTTATCATTCGTGGGAAACTGGAAAGCTCCACTACTGATGGTGGCCGGACGGGCTTCTTCAATTCTATAACGCTCAAAACTGGCGATTTTTGTGGTGAAGAATTGCTCGGATGGGCTCTTGTTCCCAAGCCTACTGTCAACCTGCCATCCTCCACCAGGACGGTGAAGACAATCGTTGAAGTGGAGGCATTTGCTCTCCGAGCTGAAGATCTCAAGTTTGTTGCGAGCCAATTCAGGCGGCTCCACAGCAGGAAGTTGCAACACACATTTCGCTACTACTCTCACCACTGGAGGACATGGGCCGCGTGTTTCATCCAAGCAGCTTGGCGCCGCTACAAGAGGAGGAGGCTGGCCAAGGACCTAAGCATAAGGGAGTCATTCTCTTCCAGGAGATCATTCGAAGATGATGGTTCCCCTGAGCACAGCCTTGTGTTGAATGCAGTCAGGAAAGGAGCCCATATCATTAAAGAACTTCCTAAGTTTAGGAAGCCTTCTGAGCCAGACTTCTCAGCTGAGCATGACGACTAA
- the LOC127777233 gene encoding UDP-glycosyltransferase 73B4-like, whose protein sequence is MVHNIKPSLLHFVANYCSSPNYPLSNASSNTMPASAAADDATRPAAEGVGGNDGATLAGRDHVVVFPLMSKGHMIPLLHFAAALAAHHGDHLRVTLVTTPANLAFARRRLPPSPSVRVVAIPFPAHPQIPPGVESTDALPSQSLFPAFLRATALLREPFAEFLASLPSPPPLVLVSDFFLGFTQRVADDAGVRRLTFNGMSPFSLALCFTLASRRPHVGVEGGAEFHVPGFPDDVRITADEVPDAVIQGGNPDDPVTQFLHDEVRDWDHRSWGVLVNSFAALDGDYAAILESFYHPGSRAWLVGPLFLAAGESPETKQEEDDDDDDDPEGCVAWLDERAARPGSVVYVSFGTQAHLPDAQLDELAHGLVDSGHAFLWAIGRSGGEWSPPVDAGGDGKIVRGWVPQRRVLSHPAVGAFVTHAGWNSVLESLAAGRPMLAWPVMAEQAANAKLVADIIGAGVRVVHGGGVVVGRAEVAGKVGRLMDSGEEGRAIRARAEEVREAARAAVGEGGASREALWRLVDELRSSYVVAGDGTAAAASSENGDSGKC, encoded by the coding sequence ATGGTACACAATATAAAGCCTTCGTTACTGCACTTTGTTGCCAATTATTGTAGCTCACCAAACTACCCATTGTCCAACGCTTCGTCGAACACCatgcccgcctccgccgccgccgacgacgccacaCGCCCTGCCGcagagggcgtcggcggcaacgacggcgcCACCCTGGCCGGCCGCGACCACGTCGTCGTCTTCCCGCTCATGTCCAAAGGCCACATGATCCCGCTCCTCCACTtcgccgcggcgctcgcggcGCACCACGGCGACCACCTCCGCGTCACGCTCGTCACCACCCCGGCCAACCTCGccttcgcgcgccgccgcctgccgccgtcgccgtcggtgcGCGTCGTCGCCATCCCGTTCCCGGCGCACCCGCAGATCCCGCCCGGCGTCGAGTCCACCGACGCGCTCCCGTCGCAGTCCCTCTTCCCGGCGTTCCTCCGCGCCACGGCGCTGCTCCGGGAGCCCTTCGCCGAGTTCCTCGCGtccctgccgtcgccgccgccgctcgtgctCGTCTCTGACTTCTTCCTCGGGTTCACGCAGCGCGTCGCGGACGACGCCGGCGTCCGCCGCCTCACGTTCAACGGCATGTCGCCCTTCTCCCTGGCGCTCTGCTTCACCCTCGCCTCGAGGCGACCACACGTCGGCGTCGAGGGCGGCGCGGAGTTCCACGTGCCCGGCTTCCCGGACGACGTGAGGATCACCGCCGACGAGGTCCCGGACGCCGTGATCCAGGGGGGCAACCCCGACGACCCGGTGACGCAGTTCCTCCACGACGAGGTCCGCGACTGGGACCACCGGAGCTGGGGCGTCCTCGTCAATAGCTTCGCCGCGCTCGACGGCGACTACGCGGCCATCCTCGAGTCGTTCTACCACCCCGGATCCCGCGCGTGGCTCGTCGGCCCACtgttcctcgccgccggcgagtcgCCGGAGACGAagcaggaggaagacgacgacgacgacgacgacccggaAGGCTGCGTCGCTTGGCTCGACGAGCGGGCGGCGAGGCCAGGGTCGGTGGTGTACGTGTCGTTCGGCACGCAGGCGCACCTCCCCGACGCGCAGCTCGACGAGCTCGCGCACGGGCTAGTGGACTCCGGCCACGCCTTCCTCTGGGCCATCGGCCGGTCCGGCGGCGagtggtcgccgccggtggacgccggcggcgacgggaagaTCGTCCGCGGCTGGGTGCCACAGCGCCGCGTGCTGTCCCACCCGGCGGTGGGCGCGTTCGTCACCCACGCCGGCTGGAACTCCGTCCTGGagagcctcgccgccggccggccgatgCTGGCGTGGCCGGTGATGGCGGAGCAGGCGGCGAACGCGAAGCTCGTGGCGGACATCAtcggcgccggcgtccgcgTGGTCCacggtggcggcgtcgtcgtcgggcgcGCGGAGGTGGCCGGCAAGGTCGGGCGGCTGATGGacagcggcgaggagggccgCGCGATCCGCGCCAGGGCCGAGGAGgtccgggaggcggcgcgcgcggcggtgggggagggcggcgcgtcGCGGGAGGCACTGTGGCGGCTGGTCGACGAGCTGCGGTCAAGctacgtcgtcgccggcgacggcacggcggcggcggcgagctcggagaATGGCGACAGTGGCAAGTGTTGA